A part of Aegilops tauschii subsp. strangulata cultivar AL8/78 chromosome 2, Aet v6.0, whole genome shotgun sequence genomic DNA contains:
- the LOC109732906 gene encoding uncharacterized protein isoform X1 — MEAAASSLSSLLVSLRVDGPWTPPAAWDSIAPESASAGVPDPAGRPSRDPIYELTSVPDAALVRLALHALHGVKSSLDEIDELSVLFSSSPADRTSHRIANVWSRSSSTASIGHILNSIGSTGLAVFFLRKFVHYYLFQSREVNCGNREGHGHDVSDDKDTEHSPPYSLVNQAFAAAVEKVLEGYFCSLNTLPPSIKLRRSVGQPDRPSMTSDRASCNSSSEITLLEVYLHTEELRRHIKSLGNICFPKFAGLALCQEGLTTDSNLEFENFPRGTDLLSYLYVRLRDADPVHYALLKYLFIRSCEPYCNFIKLWIYRASVDDPYEEFLITQTENSQIQGGSLGPLGVTALPFKGSNHVSVPCFLKDICNPLLRTGQQLQVLMKVVKSCNLCSTGGDNYDASKTILLEEILPWFGTPIECSVNSFTFSKSKADAVICQRDAMYKSMLEKLHHYFLNIEIIPFGPPSNSLHKSKSPLDTSVSDVELLYGGIHALPTCDIMSADEKDNDAYSTSQESSDKLDPLESSECSSSYSSMDEIEVESGITCGNLSSSRFSLYHASTGEAKCSSETQNVLSHQTSSRHNGTNSSSPNDEDHRNVDLGCINVPMHSQNVEHNVMPDALELDYQYSKFWPFGKFPKNTFNSSPGKMCLVDEFLYTDNESAVEQVSHDDVVYPSHTDKSCKINHSWNSSISYNLSTNPILKNAAGHHMESDLRGKWKNQALESFAFESVTNPCEVYCERSTSLVESEAGATKVVHSTAQKQPDCSSELLQAKTGSQGYLASSGETEASDNLPKYVCGGALWEKLLEYTAKSTEKIAGDSSSASDMPLDIAIDKCIIQEVLLQYKYVSSFTMKLLEEGFDLCGHLLALRRYHFMELADWAESFIVSIYHKKWFSVKSEQKRAEIQGLLDLALQRSSCDTDPYKEKLFIYMKEQPVISVAASEHGFHMLDDFLLGYKVDWPVNIVITEEALRRYAEIFCYLVQVRFAVFSLTEVWRFLKELTQLISRSGRSRPDILKKLNSVMKVRHQVYHFLSTLQQYHHCNLSDISWRRFQHSLKHQVKDMRDIEYVHLCYVTDALHICFLSNETKPVATIIKSMLQQALEFRSCFKSLNDLSESTVNQLNLHSLINFSQVDAIRTRFESNIKDLYILHSKSSKYEELGLSRFWGYLNYNEYHSLKITKDVGCFYF; from the exons ATGGAGGCCGCCGCCTCCAGCCTCTCGTCGCTGCTCGTCAGCCTCCGCGTGGACGGCCCCTGGACGCCGCCTGCAGCCTGGGATTCCATCGCCCCCGAGAGCGCGTCCGCCGGTGTTCCTGACCCTGCAGGGCGTCCCTCTCGGGATCCAATCTACGAGCTCACCTCCGTTCCT GATGCTGCTTTGGTTCGTTTGGCTTTGCATGCACTGCATGGTGTCAAATCATCGCTAGATGAGATTGACGAGCTTTCTGTGTTGTTCTCCTCAAGTCCGGCAGACAGGACATCTCATCGCATTGCAAATGTGTGGTCACGGTCATCTAGCACTGCCTCTATAGGACATATTCTCAATTCTATAGGCTCTACAGGTCTTGCAGTTTTCTTCCTGCGCAAGTTTGTGCACTATTATCTTTTCCAAAGTCGAGAAGTAAATTGTGGAAATAGAGAAGGACATGGACATGATGTTTCTGATGACAAAGATACTGAGCATTCTCCTCCTTATAGTCTAGTGAACCAAGCATTTGCTGCAGCAGTTGAAAAAGTTCTAGAAGGCTATTTCTGTTCCTTGAATACTTTACCACCTTCAATTAAGCTGAGGCGGTCAGTGGGACAACCTGATAGACCTTCCATGACCTCAGATAGAGCTAGTTGTAATTCTAGCTCTGAAATCACTCTTCTGGAAGTTTATCTCCACACCGAGGAGTTGAGAAGGCATATTAAGTCCCTTGGAAATATTTGTTTTCCTAAGTTTGCAGGTCTTGCATTATGCCAGGAGGGTTTGACTACTGATTCTAACTTGGAGTTTGAGAATTTTCCGCGGGGCACTGATTTGCTTTCTTATTTGTATGTCCGCCTTCGT GATGCTGATCCAGTTCACTATGCTCTTTTGAAATATCTCTTCATTCGTTCGTGTGAACCATACTGTAACTTCATTAAGTTATGGATTTACCGAGCTAGTGTTGACGACCCTTATGAAGAATTTCTCATAACACAAACCGAGAACAGCCAGATTCAAGGAGGTTCGTTGGGCCCACTAGGTGTCACTGCATTGCCCTTCAAG GGAAGTAATCATGTATCTGTTCCATGTTTTCTGAAAGATATATGCAATCCTCTTTTACGCACTGGGCAGCAGCTTCAAGTGCTCATGAAGGTTGTAAAGTCATGCAATCTTTGTTCTACTGGAGGAGATAATTACGACGCTAGTAAAACTATCCTTCTGGAGGAAATTCTCCCATGGTTTGGTACGCCAATTGAGTGCTCAGTGAATTCATTTACTTTCTCAAAAAGCAAGGCTGATGCAGTAATATGTCAGAGAGACGCTATGTACAAGTCAATGCTAGAGAAGCTCCATCATTATTTCTTAAATATTGAG ATAATTCCTTTTGGTCCTCCGTCAAACTCCCTGCATAAAAGTAAAAGCCCTCTAGACACATCAGTTTCAGATGTGGAGCTATTGTATGGCGGCATCCATGCTCTACCAACTTGTGATAT TATGTCTGCAGATGAAAAAGACAATGATGCTTATTCAACATCGCAAGAATCTTCAGATAAACTAGATCCTCTGGAATCTTCAGAATGCTCTTCTTCTTATAGTTCTATGGATGAAATTGAGGTTGAGAGTGGCATCACTTGTGGTAATTTGTCTAGTTCCAGGTTTTCGTTGTACCATGCAAGTACAGGTGAAGCAAAATGCTCCTCAGAAACCCAAAATGTGCTTTCACATCAAACTAGTTCTCGTCACAACGGGACAAACTCTTCAAGCCCTAATGATGAGGACCATAGAAATGTTGATTTGGGTTGCATCAACGTTCCCATGCACTCGCAGAATGTGGAACATAATGTGATGCCTGATGCTCTAGAACTGGATTACCAGTATAGTAAATTTTGGCCATTTGGCAAATTTCCAAAGAACACATTTAATAGTTCCCCTGGAAAAATGTGTTTAGTTGATGAGTTTCTGTATACGGACAATGAAAGTGCAGTGGAGCAAGTATCACATGATGATGTAGTTTATCCATCACACACAGATAAGTCTTGCAAGATAAATCATTCATGGAATTCTAGCATTTCTTACAATCTCAGCACCAATCCCATTCTGAAGAATGCGGCTGGTCATCATATGGAGAGTGACTTGCGAGGAAAATGGAAAAATCAAGCACTTGAAAGCTTTGCTTTCGAGTCAGTCACAAATCCATGTGAAGTATACTGTGAAAGAAGTACGTCCCTTGTGGAGTCTGAAGCCGGAGCTACAAAGGTTGTACATTCCACTGCTCAGAAACAGCCTGATTGTTCCAGCGAGCTTCTTCAAGCTAAGACAGGGAGTCAGGGATACCTTGCTTCATCAGGAGAAACGGAAGCAAGTGATAATCTTCCAAAATATGTCTGCGGGGGAGCATTATGGGAGAAATTGTTAGAATATACTGCTAAATCAACAGAAAAGATAGCTGGAGATAGTAGTTCAGCATCTGATATGCCACTTGATATAGCTATTGACAAGTGCATTATACAAGAAGTTCTGCTTCA ATATAAATATGTTAGCAGCTTCACAATGAAGTTGCTTGAGGAGGGTTTTGATCTTTGTGGACATCTACTAGCACTACGACGGTACCATTTCATGGAACTAGCTGACTGGGCAGAATCTTTTATTGTTTCCATTtatcataag AAATGGTTCTCTGTTAAGTCTGAGCAGAAAAGAGCAGAGATCCAAGGGCTTCTTGACTTGGCCTTGCAGAGGTCTTCATGTGATACCGATCCTTATAAGGAAAAACTGTTTATATACATGAAAGAACAGCCAGTCATTTCTGTGGCAGCCTCTGAACATG GTTTCCACATGCTGGATGACTTCTTGCTGGGTTATAAAGTTGATTGGCCAGTGAATATTGTCATTACAGAGGAGGCACTTAGGAGATATGCTGAAATATTCTGTTATCTTGTTCAAGTCAGGTTTGCAGTCTTTTCACTGACTGAAGTATGGCGGTTTCTAAAG GAGTTGACACAGTTAATCAGTCGCTCTGGCCGCAGTAGACCTGATATATTGAAAAAATTAAACTCTGTGATGAAAGTGAG ACATCAAGTTTACCATTTTCTATCAACATTACAGCAGTACCACCATTGCAATTTGTCTGATATATCATGGCGTCGTTTTCAACATTCCCTTAAACATCAG GTTAAAGATATGCGGGATATCGAGTATGTGCATTTGTGTTATGTTACAGACGCACTTCACAT ATGTTTCTTATCCAATGAGACAAAACCAGTTGCCACCATAATCAAAAGCATGCTTCAACAAGCTTTGGAGTTCCGGTCATGCTTTAAGAGTCTTAATGACCTTTCCGAATCAACAGTTAATCAGCTTAATCTGCATTCTCTTATAAACTTCTCTCAG
- the LOC109732906 gene encoding uncharacterized protein isoform X2: MTSDRASCNSSSEITLLEVYLHTEELRRHIKSLGNICFPKFAGLALCQEGLTTDSNLEFENFPRGTDLLSYLYVRLRDADPVHYALLKYLFIRSCEPYCNFIKLWIYRASVDDPYEEFLITQTENSQIQGGSLGPLGVTALPFKGSNHVSVPCFLKDICNPLLRTGQQLQVLMKVVKSCNLCSTGGDNYDASKTILLEEILPWFGTPIECSVNSFTFSKSKADAVICQRDAMYKSMLEKLHHYFLNIEIIPFGPPSNSLHKSKSPLDTSVSDVELLYGGIHALPTCDIMSADEKDNDAYSTSQESSDKLDPLESSECSSSYSSMDEIEVESGITCGNLSSSRFSLYHASTGEAKCSSETQNVLSHQTSSRHNGTNSSSPNDEDHRNVDLGCINVPMHSQNVEHNVMPDALELDYQYSKFWPFGKFPKNTFNSSPGKMCLVDEFLYTDNESAVEQVSHDDVVYPSHTDKSCKINHSWNSSISYNLSTNPILKNAAGHHMESDLRGKWKNQALESFAFESVTNPCEVYCERSTSLVESEAGATKVVHSTAQKQPDCSSELLQAKTGSQGYLASSGETEASDNLPKYVCGGALWEKLLEYTAKSTEKIAGDSSSASDMPLDIAIDKCIIQEVLLQYKYVSSFTMKLLEEGFDLCGHLLALRRYHFMELADWAESFIVSIYHKKWFSVKSEQKRAEIQGLLDLALQRSSCDTDPYKEKLFIYMKEQPVISVAASEHGFHMLDDFLLGYKVDWPVNIVITEEALRRYAEIFCYLVQVRFAVFSLTEVWRFLKELTQLISRSGRSRPDILKKLNSVMKVRHQVYHFLSTLQQYHHCNLSDISWRRFQHSLKHQVKDMRDIEYVHLCYVTDALHICFLSNETKPVATIIKSMLQQALEFRSCFKSLNDLSESTVNQLNLHSLINFSQVDAIRTRFESNIKDLYILHSKSSKYEELGLSRFWGYLNYNEYHSLKITKDVGCFYF, encoded by the exons ATGACCTCAGATAGAGCTAGTTGTAATTCTAGCTCTGAAATCACTCTTCTGGAAGTTTATCTCCACACCGAGGAGTTGAGAAGGCATATTAAGTCCCTTGGAAATATTTGTTTTCCTAAGTTTGCAGGTCTTGCATTATGCCAGGAGGGTTTGACTACTGATTCTAACTTGGAGTTTGAGAATTTTCCGCGGGGCACTGATTTGCTTTCTTATTTGTATGTCCGCCTTCGT GATGCTGATCCAGTTCACTATGCTCTTTTGAAATATCTCTTCATTCGTTCGTGTGAACCATACTGTAACTTCATTAAGTTATGGATTTACCGAGCTAGTGTTGACGACCCTTATGAAGAATTTCTCATAACACAAACCGAGAACAGCCAGATTCAAGGAGGTTCGTTGGGCCCACTAGGTGTCACTGCATTGCCCTTCAAG GGAAGTAATCATGTATCTGTTCCATGTTTTCTGAAAGATATATGCAATCCTCTTTTACGCACTGGGCAGCAGCTTCAAGTGCTCATGAAGGTTGTAAAGTCATGCAATCTTTGTTCTACTGGAGGAGATAATTACGACGCTAGTAAAACTATCCTTCTGGAGGAAATTCTCCCATGGTTTGGTACGCCAATTGAGTGCTCAGTGAATTCATTTACTTTCTCAAAAAGCAAGGCTGATGCAGTAATATGTCAGAGAGACGCTATGTACAAGTCAATGCTAGAGAAGCTCCATCATTATTTCTTAAATATTGAG ATAATTCCTTTTGGTCCTCCGTCAAACTCCCTGCATAAAAGTAAAAGCCCTCTAGACACATCAGTTTCAGATGTGGAGCTATTGTATGGCGGCATCCATGCTCTACCAACTTGTGATAT TATGTCTGCAGATGAAAAAGACAATGATGCTTATTCAACATCGCAAGAATCTTCAGATAAACTAGATCCTCTGGAATCTTCAGAATGCTCTTCTTCTTATAGTTCTATGGATGAAATTGAGGTTGAGAGTGGCATCACTTGTGGTAATTTGTCTAGTTCCAGGTTTTCGTTGTACCATGCAAGTACAGGTGAAGCAAAATGCTCCTCAGAAACCCAAAATGTGCTTTCACATCAAACTAGTTCTCGTCACAACGGGACAAACTCTTCAAGCCCTAATGATGAGGACCATAGAAATGTTGATTTGGGTTGCATCAACGTTCCCATGCACTCGCAGAATGTGGAACATAATGTGATGCCTGATGCTCTAGAACTGGATTACCAGTATAGTAAATTTTGGCCATTTGGCAAATTTCCAAAGAACACATTTAATAGTTCCCCTGGAAAAATGTGTTTAGTTGATGAGTTTCTGTATACGGACAATGAAAGTGCAGTGGAGCAAGTATCACATGATGATGTAGTTTATCCATCACACACAGATAAGTCTTGCAAGATAAATCATTCATGGAATTCTAGCATTTCTTACAATCTCAGCACCAATCCCATTCTGAAGAATGCGGCTGGTCATCATATGGAGAGTGACTTGCGAGGAAAATGGAAAAATCAAGCACTTGAAAGCTTTGCTTTCGAGTCAGTCACAAATCCATGTGAAGTATACTGTGAAAGAAGTACGTCCCTTGTGGAGTCTGAAGCCGGAGCTACAAAGGTTGTACATTCCACTGCTCAGAAACAGCCTGATTGTTCCAGCGAGCTTCTTCAAGCTAAGACAGGGAGTCAGGGATACCTTGCTTCATCAGGAGAAACGGAAGCAAGTGATAATCTTCCAAAATATGTCTGCGGGGGAGCATTATGGGAGAAATTGTTAGAATATACTGCTAAATCAACAGAAAAGATAGCTGGAGATAGTAGTTCAGCATCTGATATGCCACTTGATATAGCTATTGACAAGTGCATTATACAAGAAGTTCTGCTTCA ATATAAATATGTTAGCAGCTTCACAATGAAGTTGCTTGAGGAGGGTTTTGATCTTTGTGGACATCTACTAGCACTACGACGGTACCATTTCATGGAACTAGCTGACTGGGCAGAATCTTTTATTGTTTCCATTtatcataag AAATGGTTCTCTGTTAAGTCTGAGCAGAAAAGAGCAGAGATCCAAGGGCTTCTTGACTTGGCCTTGCAGAGGTCTTCATGTGATACCGATCCTTATAAGGAAAAACTGTTTATATACATGAAAGAACAGCCAGTCATTTCTGTGGCAGCCTCTGAACATG GTTTCCACATGCTGGATGACTTCTTGCTGGGTTATAAAGTTGATTGGCCAGTGAATATTGTCATTACAGAGGAGGCACTTAGGAGATATGCTGAAATATTCTGTTATCTTGTTCAAGTCAGGTTTGCAGTCTTTTCACTGACTGAAGTATGGCGGTTTCTAAAG GAGTTGACACAGTTAATCAGTCGCTCTGGCCGCAGTAGACCTGATATATTGAAAAAATTAAACTCTGTGATGAAAGTGAG ACATCAAGTTTACCATTTTCTATCAACATTACAGCAGTACCACCATTGCAATTTGTCTGATATATCATGGCGTCGTTTTCAACATTCCCTTAAACATCAG GTTAAAGATATGCGGGATATCGAGTATGTGCATTTGTGTTATGTTACAGACGCACTTCACAT ATGTTTCTTATCCAATGAGACAAAACCAGTTGCCACCATAATCAAAAGCATGCTTCAACAAGCTTTGGAGTTCCGGTCATGCTTTAAGAGTCTTAATGACCTTTCCGAATCAACAGTTAATCAGCTTAATCTGCATTCTCTTATAAACTTCTCTCAG